TATGTGAAGTTTGACCaacattttaaaatatatttttttaaacatattgACAAAAGAAAAATTGTAACTTGTATAGTAGTATTTCTTGTATAGTTTGTGattatctaaattttaattttaaaatattgactTGAACTAATTCAATTTAGCTTCAAAGTTTAGTCAAACTGACTCTCCATGAGGGAAatatgtcatctaaattgaaacagagggagtagttACTAATTGGATTTAGAAGTGTAGTACTAATTAGCAAatcttttttaaattatttttattgtaAAATGATTTTGTTAACAATGAATTTCTTATATAAGCCgtataccaaaaagtagagaGCTTCCACAAAAATATGGTTCCCTAATCCCCAAATGTTCTATACAGACTGGAACCTCATGAGTGCACCAAAACAAAACTAAAAGAGGATATTCCTCATATGTACAAAGTCAGTCTCTGTGCTGTCAAAGGCATTCTTACCCCTCTCTCCATAGGACACACACAAGTGCAATTGGAGCAACATATGATACCTTGTGtctactttttttcttttttgatgagGTAAAATTTTATTAACAAAAGGTACCAAGATGGTACAAAATTGCAAACAACCAGCAGCTACCACAACAGGGCAATTACATTCCTCCTAACTCTACTAGAACAACCATATACTGTTCCATATTTTCCATAGCATACTTCTTACACCAGAAAAATAAATTTAAGAAACAGCTATTTTTAATCCTGGAAATATGCTGCCTTTCCCCTTCAGAGCAAATCTTGTTTCTTTCCAACCATATTGTCTAAGAGCTTTGTTCTACATAATATCTGTTGATTTTTGCTATTTTTTGGTGTTGCCAAGTCTCCAACCTACTCCTGACATTGGAGGGCATCACCCACTTGACATCATACATATTTAAGAGCTCCCAACACTGTCTTGGCACTTTGCAATGAATGAATAGATGACTTACTGTTTCTGCTTCTTCTTCACACATGTAACACCTGTTACATAGAATAGTTCCTCTCTTCTGCTAGTTCTCCTGAGTTAAACAAGCTCCCTTTGCTGCAACCCAACCAAAACAAACTACTTTAACAGGTGCTTTTGATTTCCATATTGCTTTCCATGGCTAATCTGATTGATAAAGCCCCTGTTGTTTTTGTAGCAGACTGTAACAACTCCTGACTGTGAAAGTACCATCTTTGCTTGCTGCCCAGATCAATGAGTCTTTCTTGTTGTCCTCCAATCTAACCATGTTCAGTAGCTACATCAGTGGAGCAAATTCATCAACTTCCCAGACATTAAGACCCCTCCTGAAGATCAGCTGCCAACTAGTATTCGAGTAAAAGTCTGATACCCTTCCATTTTTGTTTGTGGAGCAGCTATACAAAACAgcgatttttaatttaaaactttCACTTCCCAACTATATATCAGACCAAAATTGGGTATTATTACCATTCCCCAGTTTCAACTTTACCAACTGACTGTATTTGTTCCATAAATTACTGATTGTGCACCAGACTCCCCCCTTTGCAGAAGAATGAACTGAACAAGCAGCCGGCATGTCCTTCCTACCATACTTGGCATCTCTCAGCTGTTTCAATAATCTGTTGCTATCATCATCAGCAACCCGTGCCTAAAGGCGAAACTATAATCTTAAAGGTAATTTGCCTTCCTAACATCTTCAAATAGGAAGACAAATTACCTTTAACATTATAGTTTCGCCAGTAGGCCCGTCTCAGGAGAAGCagacaaagaaaatatatatctTGTGTCTTCTCCTCCTTCTCTACGCCCAACTATGCAGCGGCTCATTCTCTATACCTGAAATCATCACTGTACTCCAATCAACTAACAATTCCCACCACAAATGGCTTGCCGCCTTGCAGTGTAACAGAATGTGGTAATCAATGCTTCTCTTAATGAAAGCCGTATTTTTGACATTGTTAAATAATAGTAATCTGCATGTTTGCACTGTCTTAATATTCGTATTAAACAGTCCTTATTACCTAAAAAACAACTCATTACCTAAACATAAACCTTTTGAATTTTATGTAAGCAAAGATCATCGGGTAAAAACATACCCGAACTGGGAATTTACACCAAACCAACAGAAGCGTGACATTTGTTTACACATAGAGTTCTATCACTTAATCATGGTTAATTAATGcatgtattttattattttagctAACAATAATAAGTTTAATTGGTTTGGTGTAAACACCCAGTGCAGGTAAGTATTCACCCATATCAATGTACTTGCATACATTGTAAATCCACAGTATATCTATGCAACGGCATCGTGACCTTTCGCTTTTTATCGAAACTGAAGTAATTTTATTGCATTTGTAATCTGAATTACATGTACATAAAACTTTTGATAGTTTAGTCTTTCTGTGATCTTAGATCTAAACCAATGATGGtttattgattttcatgcttGGTTTTGGTTTATGGCAGGTGAGGGCAGCAAATGCTCATGGACATATTGCAGTGCATTTTCCAGAAGTTGTCCTCTGTATTGAGGTTTATCATTACAAAAAGACATGGGTAAAAGTATGAACATGCTCTTCGTTGTTATCTCTGAACTGCTGATGAAATGAAGTTATAAATTATTAACTATCAAGATGCTCTTTGTTCCTCTCTCTGTTGCAATTTGCAACAGTATGTTTGAGACCTTCTCAGGGTGATAAAATAGAAGGCTTTTCTGCTAGGTTATAGCTTATTCATGGGCTTATCACTTTTAAATTATTAACTGAAATAAGTAAATTCAAATACAACCTCCCATTCATGCTCCAGTCTTTGCAACCTGTTGAAAAAAAAACTGTTGTGTGTGTTTGGATTCATGAAGGTAATCACTTGGGTGTTCTCCGCACCCCCTTTTTTGTTGTTCTCCTTTCAATCTGGTATCAGAGGACTTTATTCCTGGAGTGATGGGAGTTAAAACCATGTCAAATACACTGTCCAGCATCCCCATTATTTTGCTGTTGTGTATGTTTTGATCAATCTATTATGCATTTTGCATCTTTTAACTATTCTGGCCGGCTGCCATAGTATTGAAACAACATAGTTGACCTTGTTGAGATGATCAAAGATCTTCCTATTGGTACTGTTTTTTTTTCCGGTAACAACTTTACAATCTATCCGATTGTTACAACTGATTCTGATGATATATATCTGTAGACGCAAGAATTTCTGGTCCTTGGGCGACAATTTTTGACGGAAATGAGAGACAAGATATATTGTATTACTGATGAGATAATGAAGAACACAGGCCAGAATGATCCTTCGGGCTATTTCCTTGTGGAGGTTACTTTTCTGGCCAATTTTATTTTCTAATGATATATATCATTTTCTTCTGTTCCTTACTATTTTCTTATCActaacctaaaatttttccatagGATGTCTTTTGCAATGATTTTAGGCATCCTGCTGCTGTAAATTATAGTAAGCCAATACTTAATTGGCTTCAAGATTCTAAGAGTGAGGCGCTGGAAAAATGGGAATCTATCGCCTCTGGTGAACTGCCACAGAAACAAAAGGCACTTTTAGGCAGTAAAATTGGACCACAATTGCCCCATTTCAAGACCGCTAAAATGCAAGTAACTCGTTTCTGTGACTTAAGATTTCGACTTGGTTCTGGATATCTTTATTGTCACCAGGTAATATTTCTTTTTCAATGTATTTTGTTTTTTTCCCACTTGCGGGATTAccttgggtttgttgttgttgtattttgttTTTCTGTTGCTCGGGAATTGTTCATTTTTAATTCAAATTAATATTTAGTTGTTTATGTGGTCTAAAGAAAGAATTTATGGTTGTATattttttaggtaggaatttgtAGTTGTATTAATGGGAGCACTTCTTATTAATTATTCTTTGTCTGGTCTAATTTAAGTCCTCTattgtttctctttttttttttttgataaggtgaAGACTTTATTAAAAACAGTATAAAAAAATACAGAGATACTGCTGGCTTAAAAACATTAAAATCCTAAGCGTTCTAGCATGTCCAGCATTGCATGAAAATTCATAACAACATTTCCATCTTTCCAATAACACAAATAATGTAAACAACTGTATTTCACATATTGCAGCTGCTCCTTCTTGCCTTCAAAACACCTATTATTTCTTTCTTTCCATATCGTCCAAGCTATGCTAAGAGGGATATCTCTCCAAATCTTCTTTAAGGATGCTTCTGGACATGCAGGTTCCCAGCACTCTAATATATTCCTGAATTTCTTAGGCTTGCCCAAAGGATGCCAACGTTAGCCGTGAACATGGACCACACCTGCCAAGTAAATTCACAATGCAAAAAAAGATGGTCCACAGATTCACAAGCTTTCTCACACAAGTAACACCTGCTGCACATTATCCAACCCCTTCTCATCAAATTTTCTTGAGTCGGGCATGCTTCATGTGCTACTAGCCAACCAAAACAGGCCACTTTTGTTGGGACTGTAGTCTTCCAGATCATCTCTCAAGGCCACTTTTGTGCTTGCACCGGCTGGGTAGCATTTAGTAACAGTAAAAGAACCTTTTTTACTAGCTTTCCAGAGTAGGCTGTCGTCTTTTTCTAGCCATAACACCACTGATTGCATCATCTGAATAAATATATCAACCTCATGCATTTCTCTGTCGCAGAGATTCCTTCTGAACTGGAAGTCCCAACCTGTATCAGTAAATATATCAGCTAAGAGGATTTTTGGATTATTGGCCAATCTGTACAGGTTGGGAAATTGAATTTTCAGCAGACCAGAACCATCCCAATTATCTTCCCAAAGTCTGATTTTTTTCCCGTTGCCCACCCTCAAGCCAACATACATGTTAAATTTCTCCCATAGGTTACAAATCTTTCTCCAAACAGCTACTCCATATGGAGTCTTCACTGTTTTAGGTGCAAAAAAGCCCTCTTCCATATATCACCTCTACCACTGCTTTCCAGGGAGCTTTTTTCCCATCGTTTAACCTCCATAGCCATTTGCATAGCAGGCTCTGAGCTCTAAGATTTCTAACTCCCAGACCCCCTTCTTTCTTATGTTTTGTCACAATGCTCCACTTTACTAAATGATATTTTCTCCTTTCTGCATCACCTTTCTCTATTACTTAATGTTTCATTTAAATTTTATACACTGGATTTAGATTAGTTACCACTTTTATCAAGTTACCAAGTAGTAATATATATCATTGAGATCTTTCTGTACATACCTTAAACTGACTTGGTTTGGTAAATATCTCTTTCACCGTTAAACTCATTCATGTTTGCATGAACTACACTATATATATAGATGTTGCTTGACGGCTTTGTGTCTGTTTTGCCTTGTATAAGGGGGATTGCAAGCATCAAGTTGTAATAAGAGACATGAGGTTGATACATCCAGAGGACGTACAGAACCGGGCCGCTTATCCATTGATCACCTTTCAGCCGAAGTTGCGGTTCCAGAAATGCTCTGTTTGCAAGATTTTTAAAGCAGTTAAGGTGACAGTTGATGATAAATGGGCTGCTGAAAATCCTTGCTACTTTTGTGACCTTTGCTATTACATGCTCCACTATGTAAACGGGTCTCTGCTTTACGATGATTTCTCTGTGTATGAATATCTCCATGAGTAACTTTAAATTAGAAGAGCTGACGTGTGGGTTAGGTGCATGTCACGGGTTCCAACCCTGCCGCTAACAAcactggtatttaagtggagatgAATAGAGGACGGCCAAATCCAGACATTACTCAGGACTCTGCAAGCAGTATTCAGTTTCTCACAGATATGCAAGTTCAAGCCAAAGAATGTATATATGCAAGTTCGAAGTTTCACACAAATAATAAATACTATCATCCAATTTATGGAAAATAGGTTTCAGTTTCTCTTTGTTTATTGTTTTCAGAACTGTTTGTTCAGAGTTCAACTACAGATTCTATCCTCTAACGTTATACCAAATTATAATATTAACTACTGCACTGGTCTGTTTAGTTTATCCTTTTTTTAGGTgaatatttttggaagttgaaagtggTATCGAGAAACGGGAATGGAAAAGCTTTAAAAAATTGAACATGTATTTCAGATGTGAGATTGTAACGTTTTCGTTGAATTATTACTTAATTGCATATTAAGATAAATCCCTTTATAGCAGAAGTACATTCCtttttttttgggttaaacaGACATTTTTTATTCGGAGAAGGGTCTGAATTGCCACTAAATTATCAGATTTGGTCTAAAATTGTCCCCCATCCACCTATTGAGCTAAATATGACCTTCCTGATAATGTTTGGGTTCACATTTGCCCTTATAGTTAACAACCCAGATCCGGTTTAAAAAGAATATTATTTTAAATGATGTGGCATTAAACTATTGATTAATTTAAAACCCACCCAAAATATGTCCAACCCACTCATTCTATCCGACCCATCAGACCTTACCTATTAAACTCTCAAACTCAATCGATAATTCCTAGAAAATTGAACTACTACTTAAACCAGAATAAGGTGAACACTTCAATTACTGTTTTCTTATAGTGGACTTGACTTGATTAAGCTAGAAGTATGCATACATTAGATATGCAGAAATGCAATAAAAAATATGAGGGAGTTGGTCAATTGGACAGAATCACACAAAAGAGAGACACAAACAAATCTTGCACGGGAGACCGACGGATGGTCGTTCCACGAGGTGGATCcagaatttaaagtttatgaTTTTCTATAGCGACCTCAagttaatttatatattttttttaagcaactataccactcggcagcacttgcctagtggctaatataaataaaattccaaaatgggtccaaagcttacaagatgtccaaaagcaaaatagaagttgcatgaagctactagctattaaaaagatagaaaagctaaaatctaatgaactagctattacaacatgataagttgaatgcttccttctcctattagtgtatgtgaatccaattgtcattgacaaataccaagcagcacctattaagctctcaccaggcgccatggtatattgtccataggctaaaatgaattccaaacatctccaccacagagttgaagccagcatagtcttccaagtgtagctactatatgatctccatatgcagtggactgattttgttcaagtattaatcaggtgctcactcatcaaaattaatgtgtagaagaggagcctggctttaggcaggctttgcaaggcaaaggccaggagtgagctggctttaggcaggctttgcagggcaaaagccaggcttgagctggctttaggcaggctttgcagtgCAAAAGCCAGTCtagagctggctttaggcaggctttgcagggcAAAAGCCAGTCTAGAGTTGGCTTTAGCCAGGATTTACAAGGTAAAAGCCAGGCATGATCTGGCTTTAGGCTGACTTTGTAAGGCAAAAGCCAAGAAttaagcaggctttgcaaggcaaaggccatcCTTTGAAAttgtgcctttttgtgatcttgtaagctcagatccttccctactagaatctttaatgtagacatcattctaaacattgctaaaccatcctcatATTGAGCATtaaagcatgctaataccactgagaaatgattcaacaatctccaaaaataccatatgatgggtttaacattttccttagcatttggacatatcagtttgtgcagagtccaatcctgtgaagtcatcagtctggggttcttctctttgctatcctaaccctaaggttaggtgattgagatttgtctagattgatcaacctcctccctgcactaggcagttcagagaatgaatgaaactcagatgtacctaaaaaagaaaacacaatgttagctataaaatccgtCACTTAGTTTCCTTCTCagaacacatgttgaaagatcacattaaagttgtccttcatctctataattttcttcacatcctgtgcaattacccaaggaggatcccattccccctctatcgccttcttcatcaccaatgaatcagtctccagtatgagagggtgaagatcttgctccacacaatattccaacccttgaagaatagccttagcttcagccaccacattagttgtcactcccaggtctactgccctagcatacaccacatcaccttcatcatccctcacacaaaatcctagggagctaggtccaggattgctatttgaagctccatcagtattacatttgtaccaaccatgaaaaggaagctgccatgttactcttgtagtgatcaatataggtttatatccttcaaagtattgaatcatgtctggccataataatggaatattagggatccaagcatacctcacccttgccagttgatgcaatgtcctatttatctcatgaatcaccctatatGTGGACACTGAACCATcatgtttacctgcatttcttctcttccaaagctcccaagtgatgatagctggtactgcttgaaataatggctttaattttggacaacactgagcataccaccaatgccttataatatgcttcaattgaatcaattgtatagaaattccagcagcccccatgaacaagttccataccttagaggcagtaggacttgtgacaaatatatgctcaatggattcctcttggggctgctgacaacaccaacacctagacatcaccgtttgcccttgcctcctccacatgtcatTGGTGGCTATTTTCTATctccacaatctccacaagaagaaggatatcttgaatggaaaacctttaatccacattaacttgaattcctgattaggattagccctatgccttaatatatgccaagcactgctaacactgaacttgcctgaaggagttgACATCCGGTATGGCctatcccaatatccctcactgcctacatagtgcacatttagccttatatgttctgcaatttcctcattgaaagtttgatctagcagctGATCATCCCATGCTTCCCCTTACCGTagttctgccacctcctgaaggccttcattgattggaaagtcttcaggtaatacgtgataaagtgcacccaatccagtccaattttcatgccaaatattagttgttccactcttcaattcccatacgatctcatgttctacttcttgcctagcattcagcatttgtctccaaacatgagaccctcccctaaaatgcaccactgttggtagctccttcttgcaatacttattccatatgaaattagaccacaaatattttgtggtcctaaaactccaccatagtttagcaaacagtgcccttgagacatcatttaaggacctaaaacctagcccccttcctctttaggaaggcaaagatttttccatgaagcccagtgtctgcttctcccttcttcctttgtgctccaaaagaacctagcaaaagtcttatgtagatgccccaggatgtttggtggatcaaggactaataacatgtgaactggcatactttgcaacacactagagatgagtgttgcctttTCTCCAATTGACAGCAGctttcctttccatgaatgcaatttagccttcaccttcttgagaagatcctcataatagtccttcctccttctagtgtaaaaaataggacaccctagatatgtgaaggggaatttacctcGTGCAAATCTtgtaatagctccaactgcctgaaacaatccattagcaacctttgaatgcatgtagtatgaactcttatctttgttgatcatctgacctgatatcttctcatagttccccaacactgTCATAATCTTGCTCAAAGAGGGAGGATGAGCAGATGCCAAGATTATtgtatcatcagcatatgccaagtggtctaaaggatcagaccacttaggcattccaaatcccacaaatgacttgtcttcaaagaGCTTATTCAAAGACCTGAAAAGTACCTCGGCTGACAAaatgaacaatgctggagataggggatccccttgtttcacaccccttgtcgacttaaagaaccctgaggactgcccattcaccaatactAAATACTAGTTATTTGATatcaagttccacaccatgttgatgaagtgttcagaaaatcccatcttccttagcacatgcaataagtacttccatgaaaccctatcatagcccttagccatatcaagcttgatcaccaaattagctggctttccccttaaccttatgtcagtgataatttcttgagtcaataagatgttctcaaatatactcctaccctttacaaatccGGATTGATTAGGAGCTATTAGAGATAGCAAAAAACTCTCAAAtctgtcatgtaacaccctagacaagACCTTGTTAATGAAAttgctcaaactaataggtcttaagtcagaaaaggtctcaactctaggtttcttgggtagcaacactagattggtgtgagtgatggatttaggcaatgcaactcctccatagaagtgtagcaccatgttgtgtatatcagcaCCAATAACATCCCAACATGTTTGATAAAACAAGCCAGTGAATCCATCGGGACCACTAGCACTCTCCACACTAAGCTCAAAAACTGCTgcccttacttcttcaattgttggcaatctgctAAGTTCCAAATTCGGATCCATAGTGACTattgaaggtacattattgagcaagAAAAATTCAGAAGCATCACCTTCATTTGTGAACTATTTTTGATAGAAGTTCACTGCAGCTATTGCCAATTGCTCCTGGTCTTCAATCCATACCCCACTGTCacttttgatcctcttcagttgcaatttctttcttttgccattgatatgattgtgaaagaaacttgtattcctatctccttcagcaaaccaagtcatcccagctttttgcttccaatactgctcctcaatactcaagtatttcttcaattcagattgagccttttgaagcacaatcctattctcagttgtaggctcttcttcaaacaacatctccttcagcctaacaatgtcctccaaaatagccaatttcttgaagatatcaccaaatgttTTCCTACTCCTTTTTTAGAGTGCTGCCTTCACCCTCTTGATATTCTGCTTGAACATAAAAAATGGATCCCCTATGAAATCAGCTTCCCAATTCTGCCTCACCATATCCATAAATGTAgcatgctttgtccaaaagttcaagaatctgaAAGGATTGACAAAATTAGTTATCTGCACCCCATATGTCATtagcaatggtgcatgatctgatccagttctgattagatgctcaacttcaatagttggcaacatgttctgaaatggcaaattcacaaaaatcctatccaatatcttgaatatacactcaacattggatctcccattccaccatgtgaatggacttcctttgtacccttgctcaaacaaaccacaagagtttacacaaaatgcaaaatcctcatatttaggagggtgtactggaagtccccctattttctcatcttcatgCAATATCACATTGAAATTCCCTCCTACCAACTatggtaattccatatcacttgctaagtaatacaagtgatcccacaaatccaacctctccattgctgaacattttgcataaataaatgtcatcatcatgtgctgccccaggtcatggtgaaagactctcacagtcacctgttgctcagtatcctccactaattcctattccaccactgcatcgaagaacaaccatatttgcccattaatatttgcataagcagtctccatattcaacctcattttatatctatcaatgagtcccttcttttgaaaagg
The DNA window shown above is from Nicotiana tomentosiformis chromosome 8, ASM39032v3, whole genome shotgun sequence and carries:
- the LOC104100385 gene encoding snRNA-activating protein complex subunit isoform X2; amino-acid sequence: MFDDEISVEDLKTFSEEELVAQAFEEAFKDDELTKESSQTLTEHLDTRSEREVDSSTIHDPSDNVALDNKGSDKRKSNKRKRGKNVRQKNAVDEDYVLKVEQLAKIKEKQEEEKAAARLHSFNGSCGSSHSASTSSSKSGRMTSLKSISSGTKVRAANAHGHIAVHFPEVVLCIEVYHYKKTWVKTQEFLVLGRQFLTEMRDKIYCITDEIMKNTGQNDPSGYFLVEDVFCNDFRHPAAVNYSKPILNWLQDSKSEALEKWESIASGELPQKQKALLGSKIGPQLPHFKTAKMQVTRFCDLRFRLGSGYLYCHQGDCKHQVVIRDMRLIHPEDVQNRAAYPLITFQPKLRFQKCSVCKIFKAVKVTVDDKWAAENPCYFCDLCYYMLHYVNGSLLYDDFSVYEYLHE
- the LOC104100385 gene encoding snRNA-activating protein complex subunit isoform X1, with translation MSDPKASADEHYVSIPRGGPIYISDMVGPLTKVADFEVSIFRELERLKAELSVDSLEMFDDEISVEDLKTFSEEELVAQAFEEAFKDDELTKESSQTLTEHLDTRSEREVDSSTIHDPSDNVALDNKGSDKRKSNKRKRGKNVRQKNAVDEDYVLKVEQLAKIKEKQEEEKAAARLHSFNGSCGSSHSASTSSSKSGRMTSLKSISSGTKVRAANAHGHIAVHFPEVVLCIEVYHYKKTWVKTQEFLVLGRQFLTEMRDKIYCITDEIMKNTGQNDPSGYFLVEDVFCNDFRHPAAVNYSKPILNWLQDSKSEALEKWESIASGELPQKQKALLGSKIGPQLPHFKTAKMQVTRFCDLRFRLGSGYLYCHQGDCKHQVVIRDMRLIHPEDVQNRAAYPLITFQPKLRFQKCSVCKIFKAVKVTVDDKWAAENPCYFCDLCYYMLHYVNGSLLYDDFSVYEYLHE
- the LOC138897097 gene encoding uncharacterized protein, yielding MDPNLELSRLPTIEEVRAAVFELSVESASGPDGFTGLFYQTCWDVIGADIHNMVLHFYGGVALPKSITHTNLVLLPKKPRVETFSDLRPISLSNFINKSSGFFKSTRGVKQGDPLSPALFILSAEVLFRSLNKLFEDKSFVGFGMPKWSDPLDHLAYADDTIILASAHPPSLSKIMTVLGNYEKISGQMINKDKSSYYMHSKVANGLFQAVGAITRFARGKFPFTYLGCPIFYTRRRKDYYEDLLKKVKAKLHSWKGKLLSIGEKATLISSVLQSSEGYWDRPYRMSTPSGKFSVSSAWHILRHRANPNQEFKLMWIKGFPFKISFFLWRLWR